In the Ptychodera flava strain L36383 chromosome 1, AS_Pfla_20210202, whole genome shotgun sequence genome, CCTGCTTTGTCGATCTGTCAATTCATTCCAGAACACTTACTGGTCTTCATATCATCTGAAGTACCCCAATCGATATATCAGCCCGAAAAAATACACATTCCGCTGAGTCAATTAGAGAACTATATGTTCTCTCCCCAGCTCCCAAAATGTCTTGAGTTTACGCCTACATGCATAGATATATGTGAATTTGTAATGCCATCGGCACTTGGAATGAGAAGCGGGGAAAAACATCTTGTAAAAGTGACAAAGAAAACAGAAGTATTAGCctttgcaaacttcacagaaCATCACGACTGCATCTAAATATCACGTTTTCCAAATTCAACGACGAAATAACCTTGCTTTCTGTCGGGGGGTAAAAAAGCATTTCAAAACTTACCATTCAAATCGTATACTTGAAATAGTTTGTCTAATAATTCGCTAGCGCTCGTCTCCTCGTCCATCTCTGCGTTTATCACTTCGTTGGCTTTGTCGCCATCCCTCTTGCCGAAATAGGCTAGTCTACTTGACGGCACTCCGAATTTACGTCTCTTGCCGGCGGTCTGTTCGCTTTCTTTTCTCTTGCCGAAGACAGTTTTGCCAGGTGGGCGCCTGTTTCGGCCTTTCCTCGCCCACCTTGTGTAGACGTCGTCGTCATCGGCGCCGTCGCCGTCGGTGCGTTTGCCGAAGCCCGCGTAGCGTACCGACGGAGTCAGCCGTCTTCTTGGACTTCTCTTTTCCACATCATCGCTGTCGATGAAGTCAGAAATCATATTTTCCGCCGCCTCAATGTCCGGTTTGGCATTTTCAAGACTGTTAAAAGTGTCTTCGTCCGCGGAAAGCGAACATTGAATGCAGATGGCAAACGCCACCAAAATCAAAGAGTGAAAGTTCATTTCGAAATGTCcttttttcaaaacttgcgtcTTTTAGGGACGTCTTAAGGTAGTTACTTTAGTCTGTTGAAAGAAGACAGAAAAGGGTCACggaaaaggaaaaaagaaataGGAGCTCAACGACCGTTTTCCCAAAGTGTTTTTAGAAATCTTTGCATATGAAGTTTGAACATACACTTGGTCATACGTACTTGCGCTTCTTGAGTCGATCTTGGACACCCAGCGAAAGGAAGTGATCTTCTCGACGCAAAGGTCTGCGGCTTGGTCTTGCACTCACACTCGCTCTATCCGGTTACCCGGTGTGTTATATTGTCCTCGGCACCCACGCATTTATTGACAGGCCAAGCCAGCCCACGATCCACATCCGCGCATGCAAATGAGCGTTTCCAAGGCGACGCTCGATTTAGGGCCGGGCGTATGGCATTAAATTGTTCGACGGCTCTGATGAGTTGCGCGtctcaaacaaaaaaaaaatacggCTATTCAGTTAGAAGTTGGTCCCAGCGTTTTTGCACGAGGGTTGGAGGGAAGCGACGACTACAAAAACTTGCACCTCGTAAAAAAATTGCCCGTTCTTCCAATCTTCGGACAATTTTCACCCTTATTCGTCATCCCCGATAGTTAACGTCGATTGGCTGAACGGGTGGGCAGGGCCTAACAATGCATAATGAGGGAATGGGCCTGGCCTAAATGGAAGGCACATTGttgaaatcaatttttgtctcaGTGGTGTATTCGTTAATGAATAGCAATGATTCATCTCTTTCGATTTCAATATCCATGGTAACCCCCTAGAGACACCAAGTTAGCCCCGGTGATTACTACACATAGATATCACAGAAAATAAGCGTCGCTGAAATGACACTCAAAAGTACCGTTTTTCTTTGAGATTCCAAACTCTGAATACAAATTCTCTGTCACAGCGACACACTGGATAATAACCATCTCAGAAATATCTCAGTATCCTTACTTCTGACACAAAAAACAATGATAGAGTAGAATCGACTATTGCTTTGCCTCTCGTTGTATTCACCCAATATGTATAACGTCACAAACACTGTGAAGACAGCTGATTTGTGCTCTAAGCTAATCATTACAAACCTAAGaggcctgtaatttttttcgtttattttttctttattttcttttcttttcttgtgTTTTATTCTCGTCAACAGTGCCAGCTGGCAGCTACCTACAGACAAGTCAtggaatataaaatataaatctattaaaaaagacaaaaattgaaaatgaagaaactacataAAAGAACCATACGACAGAATGATTAAAATCACGGAGACAAAATCGCAAAGATGTTTGATTTGTAAAGTTGAAGTGAATTGGCAGAGATGTCACTATTACCAGTACTGTTAAGTGAATTAAATAAGCGGGAAATGCGACCCATGTACCCTCTCCTTGTAAGATCGACTCTATCATGAGGCATAAAAATTAGGTCCCTTCTTCTGGCACTCAAAAGCGGATCATTGAGAACAAAGAAAGATACACAATATCTGTACAataaaaatgtgacaaaagacaTCTACGCAGGAATACACAATCGAAAATATTCCGTGTAAATGaggaatattgtaaaaattgcagagTAAGTCAGCGTCACAACTACACCTTACAGACTTGTTTGACATATAAAAAATGGAGAAACTGTTTTGGATTGATTCAATTCTCATTGCTTGATTCTTTGAGATAGAATTAAAAATAACGTTGCTGTATTCTAAACTCGGACAAACGATTGTCACGAACAAACGACGAAGAGCAGGAGCATTGTCGATTAGACTAAAATTACGCTTAATAAAACCAACAATGCGATTTGCCTCCGCAACAATATAGTCTACATGTTTGTTAAAAGAAAGTTTTGTGTCAAGTATAATACCAAGGTCTATCTGATGATTTAAGCCTGGCAAGAGTTTGTTACCGATGTGATAGTCCTACACAATGGGGTTTTATAAAACCTGCCTGCTATGTCGCAGAAAAAACAGGCGTTGCTCACTATCATGGAAATAAACGATTAGCGATTCAAATATCACgaaagataattttcatatttttttagatGACCTTTTCATTTCCTCGTCCAAACAACCGCACTTTTTGTGTGTCAGTGTTGTACACTCGTGCAAAATGCGCACAATGGATCAGATTGCTACAAAATGAACAACAAGTCTGGACACCACACGTTTCAGCGAAGTTCTTTTGTCGACTGTATTAGTTCCCTATGTAAACAACTgtgaacattttatttattaatatttttgttataggTAAATAAACGCTAAATCCTTTTATGTTACAGATTACATGATACTAAATAAAACAGAACCCATATGGTACTCAGCTTGTTTATGAGACTAGTTTTTGTTAAGATGCATTATTGCTGAATTAAATCTAAGGACCGACTCATAACCACACGTTGATAAAAAACGTTGATTCATATGTACAGCAGACTGCGAAAtacaattttacatatttaagtAACAACGCCACACATAGAAACAAATGTCCCAATACATAGAGTGGCGAATTAAACGAGTGACAGCTCACAAACCTACCAAGTTATCACATAAAAGAACTCCGACTGTTCCATAAAACATTCcttaataaatataaaattcatAAACCAATAGATATGGCCGTTTGATATACAATACGATGAGCTTAGGGAATGGGGTATATCCAGAAAAGACTTGATAACAGGAATTTTATGGCTTACATTAGCATAACAAAATGACAGAAACAGTGAGACTTTTTGAACTGACGCCATCATGTATAAGCTTTCATCTtcacaaaatatgataaaatcacGGAAAAGCGAAAACGCGACGGAAAAGGCAGATACAATGAGAGAAAGTAATTTTCCAATCGTGCAATATTTTTCTACCTTAGAACTCAGTAAAGTCCTTCGTTCCATTATGTGATGAACCTTAATTGACCTTCGTAATGTAGTACATTAAACAAACCTCTATTATCAAAATGGCGCTGAACTGTAGGAATGTTTGAAACATAAGGTGTTTAGTAGAGGTGAGAAAAATTGGCTGTTCAAAGAAAAAAGTTTTGCTGGTTCgtatctttaaatatatatacCGGGGAATAGCGTATCAGAATTCGTGCAAGAATTATTTTCTTGGTTTAGTGTCCTCTTCCATCGGACACGCATATCacaatgtaatattttttattaaaaaaaatacctaaaatgtttgtttcaagTTGTGATAAGGGTGGATAGTTTGTAACAACAACTTGTTGCTATAAAAAGACAATCGCATCAAGACAGATTGTGTCCTGATCTTGTCAGTAAATATATAACTTTATAACATCAAGAAATCAAATTTCATCTTACTAGTGAGTTAGAACATTAATCTTCTCTCACGATTTTGTAGCGCTTCATCTTCtacaatacattttgtttttcaaatattaaaatagcGTGTCGATATCTGCTTAAAGTAGTACGAgccccgaaagtgaaagacttaaacttttgctcaaactttcctcaatgaaattttcaatcacTCTCTTTAAGAATCAAGAATTAAATTCgggggtcgccgtgcaaattctagtacaagagaaacaaataacacaagatttattgatatttgaaattcaaaatggccgcaatccccgtgttaactctatggagaaaaatagaattttccaGTTTCGAacaactaagacggtgaaaagttttctttcaccagagcttcaaaatgagcccccacaagtggtatatcagaaaagaattgtaaagatttgagagtctgaatatctgtccccgaggcgagtTCTCCCTTAATTGGTCTGACGAGTAGATGTGCTAAGTCTGGAATATTCATTTTGACACAGTAATTAGAAAGTGTGGCGAGCATGTGGGTCACCATTTAGACTTCTcgatttttccttttcttttcaatATGGCAAAGCTGATCAGACTGGCTTAACACATTGTGTGACTTCAATTATTCTCTCAATTTAACGAAATCTGCCATCTGCCAATCTACACTCTAGTTACTGTAGCACAGtctgttttcaatatttgtagTGAAGTTTGTAGAAAAAgacagtgaaagacttaaagttttgctcaaactctactcaaactttcaaccattctcccaCTAAATCACGAATAGAAATAAtaggtcatcgtgcaaagtttgctattagagaaacaaattacccaatatttacggatttttaaattcaaaatggccgccatcccgaTGTTGactttatggggaaaataacattttcaattttcgaaaaactaagacagtgaaaagtttacatACTCCAGAATCTTCCAAAAAAAGCTcctacaagtgatagatcagaaaagaaacgTAAAAATGTGAGAATCTGAATATTATGGCGCGCATTCTACTTTAAGGCACACAATGATGACAACGAAGGTTAACGATGACGATGCCAGAACTCAACACAACTAAAGGACACACGCTTGAAGTACGTTTCCACTACAATCTGCAGAGAAAACGTCAGTAGTATGGAGTGTGTTGATAAGTGGATTGTCATTGCCGATGAGCGAATAAGATGCGTCCTGACGACAAAGCCCACGGTACGGAAGTATTGTGACAAGGTCGTGAACATCGCGAGGGGTGACAATAAGTTAGAGCTAAATGCAGATTCTAATATGGGTTTGGCAAATCAATTTGTGGCCTAAGACAGTGAACAATTTTATTAAAAGGTCAGATGTAGTACGGGGACACCAATTCTGTTTCTGATTTGAATACCTATTTAAAAGGTacaccagagagagagagagagagagagagagagagagagagagagagagagagagagagagagagagagagagagagaaatctgTCTATTTATTGTACATTTCATTCATCTGTGTGACGAGTACACTTAAAGTACGCCGTGGTTGCAAGTTTGCGTCACTTGTCCCTGTGCCATAAGACCCCGGGGAATGTGAGTATCCCGGATGTAGCGTTCAACTATCAGCTACTAATGAACACTCGTCTGGATTCGCCTTAGGGGTAtgtaaataattgaaaatatttcccCAGAATTTGGATCGATGTACGTCCTGCAGTGTTCACATGTATTTCACGACCCAAAGCCCGTAACCTGGGATACCAGTTTGCGATGATGGTAACCCGTCGAAGCAGTGAAAACGTTCGATATCTCTTTGCAGAGATCTACAGTTGTCAAATATACATGACAGTTGTGTCAAAATCATGGGTTACCTAATTTCCTTGATAAGCTTCAATCATGTTTTCTCCAAAGTCACTTCTAAATCATCAGCGATTTTTTTTTCGACAAGCATTGTGAAATTTTCTTCTCTCTCCTTTTCGGGGCGTACTATGTCCATCATTTAGGAATGAGACAAAGGCACCCAAATGACACCGCTCAGTTACACAGTAATTCGTGATATTGATGCCTCCACGGGAAAACGACAACGAGAGGGAGTTCCGATGATTATCCAAGATGGCGGAAACCTTTTGCGGGCATCAGATTTCAGTTTGCACGTTGTTGAATAATTAGCGCCGATACACATATGGCTTTGAGACATGGGTAAATATTGctctttaaaatacattttaatacTGTATCAGGGAAACAGATTCTGGCCACGGGGATCTCGTATGACGAAGACTGGCTCATTTAATAAAATAGGTAAGGATGGAGAGGGTTTACGTAGTGTGAAGTAGATAAGAGGCATATGTCACATTGTAGTGATACCAACttgcatacacacacatattaaCGTgctcatacatacacacacacacacacacacacacacacacacacacacactatatatatatatatatatatatatatatata is a window encoding:
- the LOC139138941 gene encoding uncharacterized protein, coding for MNFHSLILVAFAICIQCSLSADEDTFNSLENAKPDIEAAENMISDFIDSDDVEKRSPRRRLTPSVRYAGFGKRTDGDGADDDDVYTRWARKGRNRRPPGKTVFGKRKESEQTAGKRRKFGVPSSRLAYFGKRDGDKANEVINAEMDEETSASELLDKLFQVYDLNGDGFISKEEFFLVQSVVLQFP